Proteins found in one Oryza glaberrima chromosome 4, OglaRS2, whole genome shotgun sequence genomic segment:
- the LOC127770318 gene encoding phospholipid-transporting ATPase 2-like isoform X1: protein MKRFVYINDDSCQDSYCDNRISNTKYNLWNFLPKNLWEQFRRFMNQYFLLIACLQLWSSITPVSPATTWGPLAIIFIVSASKEAWDDYNRYLSDKKANEREVLVVKDGNHRQIKAQDIHVGNIVWLYQNDEIPCDLVLIGTSDPQGICYVETAALDGETDLKTRIVPSICANLSPDQLGRVKGVVECSNPDNDIRRFDANMRLFPPIIDSEKCPLTINNTLLQSCYLRYTEWACGVAVYTGNQTKSGMSRGTAEPKLTAADAMIDKLTVAIFMFQIVVVLVLGFAGNIWKKNQGLKQWYLLYPVEGPWYDFLIIPLRFELLCSIMIPISVKVTLDLSKGVYAKFIDWDEQMFDRETCTPAHSANTAISEDLGQVEYVLSDKTGTLTENRMIFRRCCISDILYGENNEDALKDARLLDAVSRNDPDIVKFLMVMALCNTVVPIKSNDGTITYQAQSQDEEALVTAASKLNMVLVSKDSNTAEISFNGSKFYYDLLDILEFTSDRKRMSAVVKDVQSGKILLLSKGADEAILPRCHQGQQIRTYLETVEMYSQLGLRTLCLGWRELEEDEYKDWSKTFQDASCSLENRERKIAEVCHRLEQDLQILGVSAIEDRLQDGVPETIKLLKSAGINVWMLTGDKQHTAIQIGLLCNLIAPEPNGQLLSINGKTEHDVLRSLERALSTMKSMSVTKDCAFVLDGWALEIILKHSKESFTKLAMLSRTAICCRMTPLQKAQLVGLLKSVGYLTLAIGDGGNDVRMIQEANIGVGISGREGLQAARAADYSIGKFKFLKRLILVHGRYSYNRTAFISQYSFYKSLLICFIQILFSFISGLSGTSLFNSISLMAYNVFYTSLPVTTIIFDKDISEETVLQYPQILLYSQSGRLLNPTTFAGWFGRSVYHALVVFLTTICAYSDEKSEIEELSMVALSGCIWLQAFVVTLDTNSFTYPQIILIWGNFIAFYMINLIVSAVPTLQMYTIMFRLCSQPSYWMTMGLIVAVGMGPVLALRYFRNMFRPNAINILQQIEQSNGHTHTTRNMESRIISAGSYLTHLLADSRRNRGATYQPLLSDSVASDG from the exons ATGAAAAGATTCGTCTATATCAATGATGATTCATGCCAGGATTCCTATTGTGACAATCGAATATCAAATACCAAATATaatctctggaattttctcccTAAGAACTTATGGGAGCAATTCAG GCGTTTCATGAATCAGTATTTTCTTCTAATCGCCTGCCTTCAGTTATGGTCAAGTATCACACCTGTTAGTCCTGCAACTACATGGGGTCCACTTGCCATCATCTTCATAGTTTCAGCTTCAAAAGAGGCTTGGGATGATTACAATAGGTATCTTTCAGACAAGAAAGCAAACGAAAGGGAAGTTTTGGTGGTAAAGGATGGCAACCATAGACAG ATCAAAGCACAAGATATCCATGTTGGAAATATAGTGTGGCTTTATCAGAATGATGAGATACCATGTGATCTTGTTCTTATAGGAACTTCTGATCCTCAGGGCATCTGTTATGTTGAG ACAGCTGCTTTAGATGGTGAAACTGACTTGAAAACAAGAATTGTTCCTTCTATCTGTGCTAACCTTTCTCCAGATCAATTAGGCAGAGTCAAG GGTGTAGTTGAGTGCTCCAACCCAGATAATGACATAAGAAGATTTGACGCTAACATGCGCTTGTTTCCTCCTATCATTGATAGTGAAAAATGTCCTTTAACTATCAATAATACTCTTCTTCAATCATGTTACTTAAGGTACACAGAATGGGCGTGTGGAGTTGCAGTTTACACAG GCAATCAAACAAAATCTGGAATGAGCAGGGGAACCGCAGAGCCCAAGCTCACTGCTGCTGATGCAATGATAGACAAACTCACTGTTGCAATATTTATGTTCCaaattgttgttgttcttgttctGGGTTTTGCTGGCAATATCTGGAAGAAGAACCAGGGTCTTAAG CAATGGTATCTGCTGTATCCTGTGGAAGGACCATGGTATGATTTCTTGATTATACCATTGCGCTTTGAGCTATTGTGTTCAATAATGATTCCTATTTCAGTGAAG GTAACTCTTGATCTGTCTAAAGGTGTATATGCAAAGTTCATTGACTGGGATGAACAAATGTTTGATCGGGAAACATGTACGCCTGCTCATTCAGCTAA CACAGCTATTAGTGAAGACCTTGGACAGGTTGAGTACGTTTTGAGTGACAAAACTGGAACGCTGACAGAAAACAGAATGATTTTCAGAAGATGTTGCATAAGTGATATTCTGTATGGAGAAAACAATGAAGATGCTTTAAAAG ATGCCAGACTTCTAGATGCTGTTTCGCGTAACGATCCTGatattgtcaaatttctcatggtGATGGCTCTTTGCAATACAGTTGTTCCTATCAAAAG CAATGATGGTACTATAACATACCAAGCACAATCACAAGACGAGGAAGCTTTGGTCACTGCTGCATCAAAACTAAATATGGTGCTTGTGAGTAAAGACAGCAACACTGCTG AGATTTCTTTCAACGGTTCTAAGTTCTATTATGATTTGTTGGATATTTTGGAGTTTACTTCCGATCGCAAAAGAATGTCTGCTGTGGTAAAGGATGTCCAGAGTGGGAAGATCCTTCTTCTTTCTAAAGGAGCTGATGAAGCTATTCTTCCTCGTTGCCATCAAG GACAGCAAATTAGAACCTATCTTGAGACAGTAGAAATGTATTCTCAGTTGGGCTTGCGAACATTATGTTTGGGATGGCGTGAATTAGAAGAAGATGAATACAAAGATTGGTCCAAAACATTTCAAGATGCTAGCTGCTCCTTGGAGAACAGGGAG CGTAAAATTGCCGAAGTATGTCACCGTTTAGAGCAAGATCTTCAAATTCTTGGTGTTAGTGCCATAGAAGACCGTCTCCAG GATGGTGTGCCGGAAACCATTAAATTGCTAAAGAGTGCCGGAATCAATGTGTGGATGCTAACTGGTGATAAGCAACACACAGCAATTCAGATTGGACTTCTTTGTAATCTCATAGCACCTG AGCCGAATGGTCAATTGTTGTCTATCAATGGAAAAACTGAACACGATGTATTAAGAAGCTTAGAGAGGGCATTGTCAACAATGAAGTCTATGTCGGTAACAAAG GATTGTGCATTTGTTTTGGATGGATGGGCACTTGAAATAATTCTAAAGCATTCCAAGGAGTCCTTCACTAAGCTGGCCATGTTGTCAAGAACAGCGATATGCTGTCGAATGACACCCTTGCAGAAAGCACAG CTTGTTGGGCTCCTGAAATCTGTCGGTTACCTAACTCTAGCAATTGGTGATGGTGGTAATGATGTAAGAATGATTCAAGAGGCAAACATTGGAGTTGGGATTAGTGGTAGGGAAGGGCTACAAGCTGCAAGGGCTGCTGATTATAGCATTGgaa AATTCAAGTTTCTCAAAAGGTTGATACTTGTCCATGGTCGATATTCATACAATCGTACGGCATTTATTTCACAGTACTCCTTCTACAAGTCACTCTTGATATGCTTTATACAGATTCT TTTCTCCTTTATATCAGGACTCTCTGGAACTAGCTTGTTCAACTCAATTAGTCTGATGGCCTATAATGTTTTCTATACAAGTCTTCCTGTGACGACTATAATTTTTGACAAGGATATCTCTGAGGAAACAGTACTGCAATATCCCCAGATTTTACTCTATTCTCAGTCTGGAAG GCTTTTGAATCCAACTACATTTGCTGGATGGTTTGGACGATCGGTTTACCAT GCACTTGTTGTATTCTTAACTACAATCTGTGcatattctgatgaaaaaagTGAGATTGAGGAACTCTCCATGGTTGCGCTATCTGGATGCATTTGGTTGCAGGCTTTTGTTGTGACACTGGACACAAA CTCATTCACTTATCCGCAAATCATTCTCATATGGGGAAACTTTATCGCCTTCTACATGATCAACTTAATAGTCAGTGCGGTACCAACACTCCAAATGTATACTATAATGTTCCGCCTGTGTAGCCAACCTTCGTACTGGATGACCATGGGT CTGATTGTTGCGGTAGGAATGGGCCCGGTGCTGGCTTTGAGATACTTCAGGAACATGTTTCGACCTAATGCCATCAACATACTTCAGCAAATCGAGCAATCCAATGGACATACCCATACCACCAGAAATATGGAGTCACGGATCATATCTGCTGGCAGTTATCTCACCCATTTACTAGCCGATTCGCGTCGCAACAGGGGCGCTACCTATCAGCCTCTTCTTTCAGATTCTGTAGCATCTGACGGATGA
- the LOC127770318 gene encoding phospholipid-transporting ATPase 2-like isoform X2, with amino-acid sequence MKRFVYINDDSCQDSYCDNRISNTKYNLWNFLPKNLWEQFRRFMNQYFLLIACLQLWSSITPVSPATTWGPLAIIFIVSASKEAWDDYNRYLSDKKANEREVLVVKDGNHRQIKAQDIHVGNIVWLYQNDEIPCDLVLIGTSDPQGICYVETAALDGETDLKTRIVPSICANLSPDQLGRVKGVVECSNPDNDIRRFDANMRLFPPIIDSEKCPLTINNTLLQSCYLRYTEWACGVAVYTGNQTKSGMSRGTAEPKLTAADAMIDKLTVAIFMFQIVVVLVLGFAGNIWKKNQGLKQWYLLYPVEGPWYDFLIIPLRFELLCSIMIPISVKVTLDLSKGVYAKFIDWDEQMFDRETCTPAHSANTAISEDLGQVEYVLSDKTGTLTENRMIFRRCCISDILYGENNEDALKDARLLDAVSRNDPDIVKFLMVMALCNTVVPIKSNDGTITYQAQSQDEEALVTAASKLNMVLVSKDSNTAEISFNGSKFYYDLLDILEFTSDRKRMSAVVKDVQSGKILLLSKGADEAILPRCHQGQQIRTYLETVEMYSQLGLRTLCLGWRELEEDEYKDWSKTFQDASCSLENRERKIAEVCHRLEQDLQILGVSAIEDRLQDGVPETIKLLKSAGINVWMLTGDKQHTAIQIGLLCNLIAPEPNGQLLSINGKTEHDVLRSLERALSTMKSMSVTKDCAFVLDGWALEIILKHSKESFTKLAMLSRTAICCRMTPLQKAQLVGLLKSVGYLTLAIGDGGNDVRMIQEANIGVGISGREGLQAARAADYSIGKFKFLKRLILVHGRYSYNRTAFISQYSFYKSLLICFIQILFSFISGLSGTSLFNSISLMAYNVFYTSLPVTTIIFDKDISEETVLQYPQILLYSQSGRLLNPTTFAGWFGRSVYHIKHFNWCQRGDGICHV; translated from the exons ATGAAAAGATTCGTCTATATCAATGATGATTCATGCCAGGATTCCTATTGTGACAATCGAATATCAAATACCAAATATaatctctggaattttctcccTAAGAACTTATGGGAGCAATTCAG GCGTTTCATGAATCAGTATTTTCTTCTAATCGCCTGCCTTCAGTTATGGTCAAGTATCACACCTGTTAGTCCTGCAACTACATGGGGTCCACTTGCCATCATCTTCATAGTTTCAGCTTCAAAAGAGGCTTGGGATGATTACAATAGGTATCTTTCAGACAAGAAAGCAAACGAAAGGGAAGTTTTGGTGGTAAAGGATGGCAACCATAGACAG ATCAAAGCACAAGATATCCATGTTGGAAATATAGTGTGGCTTTATCAGAATGATGAGATACCATGTGATCTTGTTCTTATAGGAACTTCTGATCCTCAGGGCATCTGTTATGTTGAG ACAGCTGCTTTAGATGGTGAAACTGACTTGAAAACAAGAATTGTTCCTTCTATCTGTGCTAACCTTTCTCCAGATCAATTAGGCAGAGTCAAG GGTGTAGTTGAGTGCTCCAACCCAGATAATGACATAAGAAGATTTGACGCTAACATGCGCTTGTTTCCTCCTATCATTGATAGTGAAAAATGTCCTTTAACTATCAATAATACTCTTCTTCAATCATGTTACTTAAGGTACACAGAATGGGCGTGTGGAGTTGCAGTTTACACAG GCAATCAAACAAAATCTGGAATGAGCAGGGGAACCGCAGAGCCCAAGCTCACTGCTGCTGATGCAATGATAGACAAACTCACTGTTGCAATATTTATGTTCCaaattgttgttgttcttgttctGGGTTTTGCTGGCAATATCTGGAAGAAGAACCAGGGTCTTAAG CAATGGTATCTGCTGTATCCTGTGGAAGGACCATGGTATGATTTCTTGATTATACCATTGCGCTTTGAGCTATTGTGTTCAATAATGATTCCTATTTCAGTGAAG GTAACTCTTGATCTGTCTAAAGGTGTATATGCAAAGTTCATTGACTGGGATGAACAAATGTTTGATCGGGAAACATGTACGCCTGCTCATTCAGCTAA CACAGCTATTAGTGAAGACCTTGGACAGGTTGAGTACGTTTTGAGTGACAAAACTGGAACGCTGACAGAAAACAGAATGATTTTCAGAAGATGTTGCATAAGTGATATTCTGTATGGAGAAAACAATGAAGATGCTTTAAAAG ATGCCAGACTTCTAGATGCTGTTTCGCGTAACGATCCTGatattgtcaaatttctcatggtGATGGCTCTTTGCAATACAGTTGTTCCTATCAAAAG CAATGATGGTACTATAACATACCAAGCACAATCACAAGACGAGGAAGCTTTGGTCACTGCTGCATCAAAACTAAATATGGTGCTTGTGAGTAAAGACAGCAACACTGCTG AGATTTCTTTCAACGGTTCTAAGTTCTATTATGATTTGTTGGATATTTTGGAGTTTACTTCCGATCGCAAAAGAATGTCTGCTGTGGTAAAGGATGTCCAGAGTGGGAAGATCCTTCTTCTTTCTAAAGGAGCTGATGAAGCTATTCTTCCTCGTTGCCATCAAG GACAGCAAATTAGAACCTATCTTGAGACAGTAGAAATGTATTCTCAGTTGGGCTTGCGAACATTATGTTTGGGATGGCGTGAATTAGAAGAAGATGAATACAAAGATTGGTCCAAAACATTTCAAGATGCTAGCTGCTCCTTGGAGAACAGGGAG CGTAAAATTGCCGAAGTATGTCACCGTTTAGAGCAAGATCTTCAAATTCTTGGTGTTAGTGCCATAGAAGACCGTCTCCAG GATGGTGTGCCGGAAACCATTAAATTGCTAAAGAGTGCCGGAATCAATGTGTGGATGCTAACTGGTGATAAGCAACACACAGCAATTCAGATTGGACTTCTTTGTAATCTCATAGCACCTG AGCCGAATGGTCAATTGTTGTCTATCAATGGAAAAACTGAACACGATGTATTAAGAAGCTTAGAGAGGGCATTGTCAACAATGAAGTCTATGTCGGTAACAAAG GATTGTGCATTTGTTTTGGATGGATGGGCACTTGAAATAATTCTAAAGCATTCCAAGGAGTCCTTCACTAAGCTGGCCATGTTGTCAAGAACAGCGATATGCTGTCGAATGACACCCTTGCAGAAAGCACAG CTTGTTGGGCTCCTGAAATCTGTCGGTTACCTAACTCTAGCAATTGGTGATGGTGGTAATGATGTAAGAATGATTCAAGAGGCAAACATTGGAGTTGGGATTAGTGGTAGGGAAGGGCTACAAGCTGCAAGGGCTGCTGATTATAGCATTGgaa AATTCAAGTTTCTCAAAAGGTTGATACTTGTCCATGGTCGATATTCATACAATCGTACGGCATTTATTTCACAGTACTCCTTCTACAAGTCACTCTTGATATGCTTTATACAGATTCT TTTCTCCTTTATATCAGGACTCTCTGGAACTAGCTTGTTCAACTCAATTAGTCTGATGGCCTATAATGTTTTCTATACAAGTCTTCCTGTGACGACTATAATTTTTGACAAGGATATCTCTGAGGAAACAGTACTGCAATATCCCCAGATTTTACTCTATTCTCAGTCTGGAAG GCTTTTGAATCCAACTACATTTGCTGGATGGTTTGGACGATCGGTTTACCAT ATTAAGCATTTTAACTGGTGCCAACGTGGTGATGGAATCTGCCATGTATGA
- the LOC127771609 gene encoding fatty acyl-CoA reductase 1-like, producing MKTGGIAERFRDKSILITGATGFLGKLLVEKILRVQPEVRKLYLLVRAPDAIAAEERVLTEVVGNGLFDVLREQYGAGFHSFIKEKIYALPGDVTHENFGLESYDILQLSQKVDIIVNGAATTNFMERYDVALATNTTGVVHLCQFAKQCDNLKMVLHVSTAYVAGEQAGQIFEKPFQIGTALRLDYQLDIEAELQLVDKIKSELGINSDSKLEKITMRKLGLERAVHFGWPNTYTLTKAMGEMLLQQLGQDLPVVIVRPSMITSTFQEPMPGWIEQTRTIDVIFVAYNDQTLPCFIFDGSVIFDLIPGDMVINAMMAAINSQWNKQAQVIYHVTSSHQNPVPLSLIEESLYKYFHKNPRTSKDGKAIQNEKILTFNRLVYFQAYMILRYKVPLEMMRAANVLLGGIYTKNYYELNRGYNILMTVAKLYAPYVFFKGCFDDTNLRKLWKATAMDQNDDASIFNFDPKCINWSSYLVNTHIPAAIKYANNQKTKARSA from the exons ATGAAGACAGGAGGCATAGCGGAGCGTTTCAGAGACAAGTCTATACTCATCACCGGCGCTACTGGCTTCCTGGGAAAAT TGCTGGTGGAGAAGATACTACGAGTTCAGCCGGAGGTGAGGAAGCTATACCTGCTAGTTCGTGCTCCGGACGCCATAGCCGCCGAGGAGCGTGTTCTCACTGAG GTTGTAGGAAATGGTCTATTTGATGTTCTGCGAGAACAATACGGTGCTGGGTTCCACTCCTTCatcaaggaaaaaatatacGCTCTACCTGGAGATGTGACGCATGAAAACTTTGGGCTTGAGAGCTATGACATCCTGCAGTTATCCCAGAAGGTAGATATCATCGTCAATGGAGCTGCAACGACAAACTTTAtggagag GTATGATGTCGCTTTAGCAACAAATACAACAGGAGTCGTGCATTTATGTCAGTTTGCAAAGCAGTGTGATAACCTCAAGATGGTGCTTCATGTTTCCACCG CTTATGTAGCCGGTGAGCAAGCAGGCCAGATATTCGAGAAACCATTCCAGATCGGTACAGCATTACGACTGGATTACCAGTTGGACATTGAAGCTGAGCTGCAACTAGTGGACAAGATCAAGTCAGAACTCGGAATAAACAGTGACAGCAAGTTAGAAAAAATAACCATGAGGAAACTTGGGCTTGAAAG gGCCGTGCACTTTGGTTGGCCAAATACATACACACTGACGAAAGCTATGGGGGAGATGTTACTTCAACAATTGGGACAAGACCTTCCCGTTGTCATCGTCCGGCCAAGCATGATAACAAGCACTTTTCAGGAACCAATGCCTGGGTGGATAGAACAAACTAG GACAATTGATGTCATATTTGTTGCATACAATGACCAAACCCTTCCATGTTTTATATTTGATGGTAGTGTTATATTTGACCTG ATACCTGGGGATATGGTGATCAACGCAATGATGGCAGCCATAAACAGTCAGTGGAATAAACAAGCTCAAGTGATATACCATGTGACTTCCTCTCACCAAAATCCCGTACCGTTATCTCTTATTGAAGAATCATTGTACAAATACTTTCACAAAAATCCACGTACAAGTAAAGATGGGAAGGCAATACAAAATGAAAAAATTTTAACGTTCAATAGGTTAGTATACTTCCAGGCATACATGATTCTACGGTACAAGGTACCATTGGAG ATGATGCGTGCAGCAAATGTACTGTTGGGAGGGATATACACGAAGAACTACTATGAGCTTAACCGAGGCTACAACATTTTAATGACTGTGGCAAAGCTGTATGCCCCATATGTATTCTTCAAAGGATG CTTTGATGACACCAACTTGAGGAAACTGTGGAAGGCAACGGCTATGGACCAAAATGATGATGCATCCATATTTAATTTTGATCCTAAGTGCATTAACTGGAGCTCATACCTCGTGAACACCCACATTCCAGCTGCTATAAAGTATGCCAATAACCAGAAGACGAAAGCACGCAGtgcataa